A part of Maridesulfovibrio hydrothermalis AM13 = DSM 14728 genomic DNA contains:
- the thiD gene encoding bifunctional hydroxymethylpyrimidine kinase/phosphomethylpyrimidine kinase, translating into MEPLPCVLTIAGSDSGGGAGIQADLKAISISGCYGASAITALTAQNTTGVAGIEPVTPEFVALQIETVCQDINIQAAKTGMLFSAPIIRAVAAALQDKDFPLVIDPVCVATSGAKLLKDDAVQAMKDLFPLADLLTPNVPEAELFTDMEIASREDIFKAIDILLEMGPKAVLIKGGHFDSVAATDWLGIKGRQPIPLMQQRVKTKNSHGTGCTLSATIASGLAKGYDMVAAVRKAQEYLNLALRASFDLGEGSGPPNHLAPMLIEQMKQGLLSDLHKCGRRLSCMDGLSQLVPEVRMNVVAALPHAEDVTDVAAFSGKITCTRKGEIIVSGQPEFGASVYMAKALICARKFNPEISCAVSLRHDADILSAIAACGYVEAWFDRGDEPSDIQGPEAATIEWGTCKAVAEHPEPELVDVVCDSGDKGREPLIRLLAKDFADLEHKIRKILESMASF; encoded by the coding sequence ATGGAACCGCTTCCATGTGTTTTGACTATTGCTGGATCTGATTCGGGCGGCGGAGCCGGAATACAGGCCGATTTAAAAGCTATATCCATCTCAGGATGTTACGGGGCAAGTGCCATTACCGCGCTAACTGCCCAAAATACTACCGGAGTTGCAGGTATTGAGCCTGTTACACCGGAATTTGTTGCTTTGCAGATTGAAACTGTATGTCAGGATATTAATATTCAGGCAGCCAAGACCGGAATGCTTTTCTCAGCACCTATTATCAGGGCTGTTGCTGCGGCGTTGCAGGATAAAGATTTTCCTTTGGTAATTGATCCGGTCTGTGTGGCAACCAGTGGAGCCAAGCTGCTTAAAGATGATGCTGTGCAAGCTATGAAAGATCTTTTTCCACTAGCTGACCTGCTTACTCCCAATGTTCCGGAAGCTGAGCTTTTCACTGATATGGAAATTGCCAGTCGCGAGGATATATTTAAAGCTATTGATATTCTGCTCGAAATGGGACCAAAGGCTGTTTTGATTAAAGGAGGTCATTTTGATTCTGTCGCAGCCACTGACTGGCTGGGCATTAAAGGTCGGCAACCCATACCTTTGATGCAACAGCGGGTGAAGACAAAAAACAGTCACGGTACAGGGTGCACTCTTTCGGCAACCATCGCTTCAGGGCTTGCCAAAGGATATGATATGGTTGCTGCTGTGCGCAAGGCGCAAGAGTATTTGAATCTGGCTTTGCGTGCTTCTTTTGATTTAGGTGAAGGCAGCGGACCGCCTAACCATCTTGCCCCCATGTTGATTGAGCAGATGAAGCAGGGACTTTTATCTGATCTGCACAAGTGCGGACGGAGGCTGAGCTGCATGGACGGTTTAAGCCAGCTTGTTCCTGAGGTAAGGATGAATGTAGTTGCTGCTTTGCCGCACGCCGAGGATGTGACTGATGTGGCTGCTTTCAGTGGAAAGATCACCTGTACCCGTAAAGGTGAGATCATTGTTAGCGGTCAACCTGAGTTCGGTGCTTCTGTATATATGGCAAAGGCACTTATTTGCGCCCGCAAGTTTAATCCTGAGATAAGTTGTGCGGTCAGTTTGCGGCATGACGCCGATATTTTATCAGCAATTGCGGCTTGCGGTTATGTTGAAGCATGGTTTGACCGTGGAGACGAACCTTCTGATATTCAGGGTCCTGAAGCAGCCACAATTGAGTGGGGAACCTGCAAGGCTGTGGCAGAGCATCCGGAGCCTGAACTGGTAGATGTTGTCTGCGATTCCGGCGATAAAGGCAGGGAGCCTCTTATCCGTCTGCTGGCCAAAGATTTTGCAGATCTTGAGCATAAAATCAGGAAGATTCTTGAATCTATGGCTAGCTTTTAA
- a CDS encoding YgiQ family radical SAM protein — MTKSIIAEKSKQPHYLPMTRREMDKLGWDRPDIILVSGDSYIDHPSFGIPLLGRVLTAHGFKVALVCQPDWTNSKAIEELGRPRLYAGVSAGALDSMVAHYTSFRKKRSDDAYTPGGKAGARPNRACIIYTNLVKKAFKGLPVLIGGIEASLRRISHYDFWTDKIRKPVIMDSKADLLIYGMGERTMLEAAYRLSNSDDPSVQDLKDINGTAFMGTPDDISETAEIIKLPSHQEIADDPQQLMKATLALEEQVHHGTAWAAQQVDKRHVIITPPSLYLSTGELDWLYTLPFARLPHPSYKDKGRIPAADMIEFSVTSHRGCGGGCSFCSIAMHQGRHIRSRSKKSILGELENMKSHPDFRGSVSDIGGPSANMWNAECALERDKCKRKSCLVPKVCPNFKYNQKANLGLLRQARQIDGIKHVRVASGVRYDLGQQDRTSLKEIFKDFVGGQLKVAPEHISPAVLKQMRKPELPVFESFLEMFAAESSKAGKEQYVIPYLMSAFPGCTDTDMRMLGAWLAERGWKPRQVQCFIPTPGTVATAMYYTGTDPAGNKIYVARTDAQRLKQHRILIPDPGRDPRAGKSGSGKSGPANTRYGKSRFGKAGSAKRNNSGKSDEETSGKPKKGGNPKRSRSRRGQPHEDSGAKQPRGNKKFNRDNNKKGFTKKKKMK; from the coding sequence ATGACAAAGAGCATCATTGCTGAAAAAAGCAAACAACCACACTATCTGCCCATGACAAGGCGGGAGATGGACAAGCTGGGCTGGGATCGACCTGATATTATCCTTGTTTCCGGTGACAGTTATATTGATCACCCAAGTTTTGGAATTCCGCTTCTGGGCAGGGTTCTTACCGCACACGGTTTTAAAGTGGCACTGGTCTGCCAGCCGGACTGGACAAACAGCAAAGCCATTGAAGAGCTTGGCCGCCCCCGACTCTATGCCGGTGTATCAGCAGGCGCGCTGGATTCAATGGTAGCCCACTACACCTCTTTCCGTAAAAAAAGAAGCGATGATGCCTATACCCCCGGAGGTAAAGCCGGAGCACGCCCCAACCGGGCCTGCATCATTTATACAAATCTGGTAAAAAAGGCATTTAAAGGACTTCCGGTACTCATCGGCGGCATTGAAGCGTCCTTGCGCAGGATCTCACATTACGACTTCTGGACTGATAAAATCCGTAAACCTGTTATAATGGACAGCAAGGCAGACCTGCTCATTTACGGAATGGGCGAACGGACAATGCTGGAAGCAGCTTACCGTCTTTCAAATTCTGATGATCCGTCTGTACAAGACCTGAAAGACATCAACGGAACAGCCTTTATGGGCACTCCCGACGACATTTCAGAAACGGCCGAAATAATTAAACTGCCCTCACATCAAGAGATTGCTGATGATCCGCAACAGCTCATGAAAGCAACACTTGCCCTTGAAGAGCAGGTGCACCACGGAACAGCCTGGGCAGCGCAGCAGGTTGATAAAAGACACGTTATCATCACCCCGCCTTCTTTATACCTTTCTACCGGAGAGCTGGACTGGCTTTACACTCTGCCTTTTGCCCGCCTGCCACACCCTTCATATAAAGATAAAGGAAGAATTCCGGCTGCGGATATGATTGAATTCAGCGTGACATCTCATCGGGGCTGTGGCGGTGGCTGCTCTTTCTGCTCTATCGCCATGCATCAGGGACGTCATATCCGCTCACGCAGCAAAAAATCTATTCTGGGTGAACTTGAAAATATGAAGAGCCATCCGGACTTTCGCGGATCAGTCTCAGATATAGGTGGTCCAAGTGCAAATATGTGGAATGCTGAATGTGCTCTGGAAAGAGACAAATGCAAACGTAAAAGCTGCCTTGTCCCTAAAGTCTGTCCCAATTTCAAATACAACCAGAAAGCCAACCTTGGACTCTTGCGTCAGGCCCGTCAGATCGACGGTATCAAACATGTGCGGGTTGCCAGCGGAGTTCGTTATGACCTCGGACAGCAAGACCGCACCAGTCTGAAGGAAATATTTAAGGATTTTGTCGGCGGACAGCTGAAAGTTGCGCCGGAGCATATTTCCCCCGCAGTGTTGAAACAGATGCGCAAACCAGAACTTCCGGTCTTTGAAAGTTTTCTGGAAATGTTTGCGGCGGAATCCAGCAAAGCGGGAAAAGAACAATATGTCATACCATATTTAATGAGTGCGTTTCCGGGATGTACTGATACAGATATGCGTATGCTGGGGGCATGGCTTGCTGAAAGAGGATGGAAGCCAAGACAGGTGCAATGCTTTATCCCCACTCCCGGAACAGTGGCCACAGCTATGTATTATACAGGTACAGATCCGGCAGGTAATAAAATATATGTAGCCAGAACAGATGCTCAGCGACTTAAGCAGCACCGCATACTCATCCCTGATCCCGGCAGAGATCCCCGTGCCGGTAAATCCGGTTCAGGAAAATCCGGACCTGCTAATACCAGATACGGGAAAAGCAGATTTGGTAAAGCTGGATCGGCCAAAAGGAACAACTCCGGAAAATCTGACGAGGAAACATCCGGTAAGCCTAAAAAAGGCGGTAATCCCAAACGCTCCAGATCCAGAAGAGGCCAGCCGCATGAAGACAGCGGGGCAAAACAACCCAGAGGAAACAAAAAATTTAACCGGGATAACAATAAAAAAGGCTTCACAAAGAAGAAAAAAATGAAGTAA
- a CDS encoding DNA integrity scanning protein DisA nucleotide-binding domain protein encodes MSSDSFANLCIFHIMDGLRDGLSHYSRSSRAALIYAVSPDDPLRIYDPQELLKEHEPKLKEYYLDSDKWRAGSTHDDNSRLIEVIRSKDLVLAGLITCSARSSSIFYQCWFTEQHPDMCSTGPTESWMEYAALLLSQDFATQNILRIDSSGHLLREYSTHAVRDYIVDQRNRIMGWDTQLRVYPILDAVLGISKTKEEGAWARGDLIFIEASELDSINYMAKFPENERPSLKNHKHVRKLLQSVESSSRTLVSDGKCVVGIAAVTPTNNSISAHFKGDWGLLYLGSTPVCSFGDAKFSSTNHKPNLVQLEEYLLEQDLNADTRHKLFQLVIQMITSANHRSHGCTLVLDFNDEPVQISGQTMEVPLDLCEPEMRGLARSLTKLDGAVHISKDLKLHGFACLLDGKAVSGENRARGARFNSALRFTAEHKNLIVIVVSSDKPVSLIQRGVELTALCEWKQLFACVSTPPTLEKWLEG; translated from the coding sequence ATGAGCTCAGATTCTTTTGCCAACCTGTGTATTTTTCACATCATGGACGGACTCCGGGACGGCCTGTCTCACTATTCACGTTCAAGTCGGGCTGCGCTTATTTATGCAGTCAGCCCTGACGACCCTCTGCGTATTTATGATCCACAGGAGCTTTTAAAAGAACATGAGCCTAAACTTAAAGAGTATTATCTGGATTCTGACAAGTGGAGGGCAGGCAGCACCCATGATGACAACTCCAGACTGATTGAAGTTATCCGCTCCAAAGACCTTGTGCTCGCAGGACTGATCACCTGCAGCGCCCGCTCCAGCAGTATTTTTTACCAATGCTGGTTCACCGAGCAGCACCCAGACATGTGCTCGACAGGTCCGACTGAAAGCTGGATGGAATACGCAGCTCTGCTGCTTTCACAGGATTTTGCCACTCAGAATATTTTACGCATAGACAGTTCCGGACACCTGCTTCGTGAATATTCCACCCATGCTGTCCGCGATTACATAGTCGACCAGCGTAACCGGATCATGGGCTGGGATACTCAGCTCAGAGTATATCCGATTCTCGATGCGGTTCTGGGCATCTCCAAAACCAAAGAAGAAGGAGCATGGGCACGGGGTGATCTGATTTTTATTGAAGCGTCTGAACTTGACTCAATCAACTACATGGCAAAATTCCCCGAAAATGAACGCCCGTCACTTAAAAACCACAAGCATGTGCGCAAGCTTCTCCAATCAGTGGAAAGCTCAAGCCGAACACTGGTTTCTGATGGAAAATGTGTAGTTGGAATAGCCGCAGTCACCCCCACAAACAACTCCATCTCAGCACACTTCAAAGGAGACTGGGGTTTGCTTTATCTTGGCAGCACTCCGGTCTGCAGCTTCGGGGATGCCAAGTTCTCTTCAACCAACCACAAACCTAATCTGGTGCAACTTGAAGAGTATCTGCTTGAGCAGGACTTAAATGCAGATACCCGGCATAAACTTTTTCAACTGGTAATCCAAATGATAACCAGCGCCAATCATCGCAGTCACGGATGCACACTGGTGCTTGATTTTAATGATGAACCGGTACAAATTTCAGGGCAGACAATGGAAGTCCCCCTTGACCTGTGCGAACCGGAAATGCGCGGCCTTGCACGCTCGTTAACCAAGTTAGACGGGGCGGTTCACATCAGTAAGGATCTGAAACTGCATGGCTTCGCCTGCCTTCTTGATGGTAAAGCCGTTTCCGGAGAAAACAGGGCGCGCGGGGCAAGATTCAATTCGGCCCTGCGTTTCACAGCGGAGCACAAAAATCTCATTGTAATTGTTGTTTCATCTGATAAACCCGTTTCTTTAATTCAACGGGGGGTCGAACTTACCGCCCTTTGCGAATGGAAGCAGCTCTTTGCCTGCGTAAGCACTCCGCCAACTTTAGAAAAATGGCTGGAAGGATAA
- the ilvN gene encoding acetolactate synthase small subunit has product MHNYVIDLLVRNHAGVMSQITGLFSRRNFNLEGIVCGPVGDGKESRMILTVADDSKLEQIVLQLEKLYDVLEVKQSEKHPLTDVFEKL; this is encoded by the coding sequence ATGCATAATTACGTAATTGATCTTCTGGTCCGCAACCATGCCGGGGTGATGAGTCAGATTACCGGACTTTTTTCCCGCAGGAATTTTAACCTTGAAGGGATTGTTTGCGGTCCTGTTGGTGATGGCAAAGAAAGCCGTATGATTTTAACTGTTGCTGATGACAGTAAGCTTGAGCAAATTGTTTTGCAGCTTGAAAAATTATATGATGTACTTGAAGTTAAACAGTCGGAGAAGCATCCCCTGACTGATGTTTTTGAAAAACTTTAA
- the ilvB gene encoding biosynthetic-type acetolactate synthase large subunit, whose product MELCGAELVIRLLERQGIKIICGIPGGSNLPIYDALRESSIKHILARHEQGAGFMAQGMARTTGRAAVCMGTSGPGVTNLLTAIADARLDSIPLVAITGQVSSSLIGTDAFQEVDTYGLTIPITKHNFLVQSAGELLEIIPEAFRLAESGRPGPVVVDIPKDVQKEVIEFEKWPEAGEIQKIAKCDARLIDQAINMINSAERPVIYAGGGVVAANASDSLIRLARKNAIPVVTTLMGLGAFPNGDPNSLGMLGMHGLRSTNMIMEEADLIIALGVRFDDRAVGKACEFCKHADILHVDIDRSEIDKIKPTNLSIVGDVGQALQQFADKVESSIRIGWSAHTASIRMMFPEPLPDSREVFHPANLIRLMGESLPDDAIITTDVGQHQMWVAQSYPFRKPRTLLTSGGLGTMGFGLPNAIGAALAKPDKKVVCVSGDGSFLMNIQELATLTEQMLNVKVLIMNNNRLGLVRQLQELFFEERFFATSFGSNPDFVSIARGFGLPAFDLGEQENPHLFLRKVLGQDGPCVINIPIGLENRVLPMVPPECANREMIG is encoded by the coding sequence ATGGAATTATGTGGTGCTGAATTGGTTATAAGGCTTTTGGAACGGCAGGGGATTAAAATAATATGCGGAATCCCCGGCGGTAGTAATCTGCCTATTTACGATGCGTTACGGGAAAGCTCTATCAAACATATCCTTGCCAGACATGAGCAGGGAGCAGGGTTCATGGCGCAGGGGATGGCAAGGACGACCGGACGGGCGGCGGTCTGTATGGGCACGTCCGGCCCCGGTGTAACAAATCTGCTCACCGCCATTGCCGATGCAAGGCTCGATTCTATCCCCCTTGTCGCCATTACCGGTCAGGTCAGCAGTTCACTTATTGGGACTGATGCCTTTCAGGAGGTTGATACTTATGGACTGACTATTCCTATTACCAAGCATAATTTTCTGGTCCAGTCTGCCGGCGAGCTTCTTGAAATCATACCGGAAGCCTTCCGTCTTGCTGAGTCCGGCCGGCCCGGACCTGTTGTTGTTGATATTCCTAAAGACGTTCAAAAAGAAGTAATTGAATTTGAAAAGTGGCCTGAAGCGGGTGAAATACAGAAAATTGCTAAGTGTGACGCGAGGCTCATTGATCAGGCAATTAATATGATTAACAGTGCTGAGCGGCCTGTTATCTATGCCGGAGGCGGGGTTGTTGCTGCAAATGCTTCTGATTCTCTGATCAGGCTGGCCCGCAAAAATGCTATTCCTGTTGTAACGACGCTTATGGGGCTTGGGGCATTTCCCAATGGCGATCCTAATTCTCTGGGGATGCTTGGTATGCACGGCCTGCGCTCTACCAACATGATCATGGAGGAAGCAGATCTGATCATTGCACTCGGAGTTCGTTTTGATGACCGCGCGGTTGGTAAAGCGTGTGAATTTTGCAAGCATGCAGATATATTACACGTTGATATCGACAGGTCTGAGATCGATAAAATCAAGCCCACCAACCTTTCAATCGTCGGGGATGTGGGACAGGCTTTGCAACAGTTTGCTGATAAGGTCGAGTCCTCAATCAGGATAGGCTGGAGTGCTCATACTGCTTCAATTCGTATGATGTTTCCAGAACCGCTGCCGGACAGCAGGGAGGTTTTTCATCCTGCGAATCTTATTCGGCTCATGGGAGAGTCGCTGCCGGATGATGCGATTATCACAACTGACGTGGGCCAGCATCAGATGTGGGTGGCGCAGAGTTATCCTTTCAGAAAGCCAAGAACTTTACTTACTTCCGGCGGTCTTGGAACAATGGGGTTCGGCTTGCCGAATGCTATCGGAGCTGCGCTTGCCAAGCCCGACAAAAAAGTTGTCTGTGTTAGTGGAGACGGATCATTTCTTATGAATATTCAGGAGCTTGCCACTTTAACGGAGCAAATGTTGAATGTTAAGGTTTTGATTATGAATAACAATCGCCTTGGTCTGGTTCGTCAGTTGCAGGAACTGTTTTTTGAGGAGCGTTTTTTCGCAACCAGCTTTGGAAGTAATCCGGATTTTGTTTCCATTGCCCGCGGGTTCGGCCTCCCTGCTTTTGACCTTGGAGAGCAGGAAAATCCGCATTTGTTTCTGCGCAAAGTTCTGGGACAGGACGGTCCGTGTGTAATTAATATCCCTATAGGTTTGGAGAACAGAGTTCTGCCTATGGTTCCACCTGAATGTGCCAACCGGGAAATGATAGGATAG
- a CDS encoding class I SAM-dependent methyltransferase, translating into MLTASPDQRKQLRSITKQLSRHEMTQWEKVLAPLDRNMSILEIGCGRGGKTDFLYAQGFTDILGVEKNEYQVTECCKRGLRVVTLEEFDTEHSSDQFDFLILSHIVEHFDFIGLVEFIDGYLKHLKPGGLLLIATPMLHPHFWLDLDHQKPYYPQGIKNFYSGKDEQVGFTSKYKLKLKDIRFRKSPLRIKNDRNLLLKKNDLPMLLFNMISAVAFKCSFSMVGYKTGWIGLYKLQDDRS; encoded by the coding sequence ATGCTGACGGCTAGTCCTGATCAACGGAAGCAGCTTCGCAGTATCACGAAACAGCTTTCGCGTCATGAGATGACTCAGTGGGAAAAAGTGCTTGCACCTCTTGACCGGAATATGAGTATTCTTGAAATAGGTTGCGGGCGTGGCGGTAAGACTGATTTTTTATATGCGCAGGGTTTTACTGATATTCTCGGTGTGGAAAAAAATGAGTATCAGGTTACTGAGTGCTGTAAGCGCGGATTGCGTGTTGTAACCCTTGAGGAGTTTGATACTGAGCACAGCAGTGATCAGTTTGATTTTCTGATACTTTCTCACATTGTGGAGCATTTTGATTTCATCGGGCTGGTCGAGTTTATTGACGGATATTTGAAACATCTGAAACCCGGTGGTCTGCTGCTTATTGCGACACCTATGCTGCATCCGCATTTCTGGTTAGATCTGGATCATCAGAAACCATATTATCCGCAGGGTATAAAGAATTTCTACAGCGGAAAAGATGAGCAGGTCGGCTTTACTTCAAAGTATAAGTTGAAACTTAAAGATATCAGGTTTCGCAAAAGTCCTTTGCGGATTAAAAATGACCGCAATTTACTACTCAAAAAGAATGATTTGCCTATGCTTCTATTTAATATGATAAGTGCAGTGGCGTTCAAGTGTTCTTTTTCGATGGTAGGTTATAAAACAGGATGGATTGGATTATATAAGTTGCAGGATGATCGCAGTTAA
- a CDS encoding glycosyltransferase family protein, with amino-acid sequence MDKTFNVLMYSHDTYGLGHIRRTMAIASQLKCKGVNILILTGSPIVGRFEFPEQIDFVRIPGMIKKSNDIYVPHSIKIDPVHAMSIRQSIIDATAKSFQPDLFIVDKAPRGLKHEIMPTLQWMKQSGKTRTILGLRDIMDDAESTIRDWTEKGIYDVLDNLYSEIWVYGHQNYYDPIKEYKIPESISKKMVFTGYIPRKVHSRTSPEKRKNGKKLVVITAGGGGDGYPMMDAYLKALEKYGPQNFRTVMVTGPFMSKDQRLDLSARAKKLSVTFYHFYRRMEKLFSNADLVVCMGGYNTFCEILSHKQVALIVPRETPRLEQTIRAKVLKEQNLADYIPWHQLGPDMIMEKIDNLLNNSKSIKDAIQNFKFTGLDVMHQRVGHFKENCK; translated from the coding sequence ATGGATAAAACTTTCAATGTTTTGATGTATTCTCACGACACATATGGTCTTGGGCATATTCGTCGTACGATGGCAATTGCCTCTCAGCTGAAATGCAAGGGAGTCAATATTCTTATTCTTACCGGATCTCCTATAGTGGGCAGGTTTGAATTTCCTGAACAAATCGACTTCGTTCGCATTCCCGGCATGATTAAGAAGTCAAACGATATTTATGTACCTCATTCTATAAAAATAGACCCTGTCCATGCAATGTCCATCAGACAATCCATTATTGACGCTACAGCAAAAAGTTTTCAGCCGGACCTTTTTATTGTCGATAAGGCCCCGCGCGGACTCAAGCATGAAATAATGCCCACCCTGCAATGGATGAAGCAAAGCGGTAAAACCCGCACCATTCTCGGCCTGAGAGATATTATGGACGACGCGGAAAGCACAATCAGAGACTGGACCGAAAAAGGCATCTATGATGTTTTAGACAACCTATACTCTGAAATATGGGTCTACGGTCACCAGAATTATTATGATCCCATCAAAGAATACAAAATCCCTGAATCCATCAGCAAAAAAATGGTCTTTACCGGTTATATCCCGAGAAAAGTTCATTCACGTACAAGCCCTGAAAAACGCAAAAACGGCAAAAAACTTGTTGTAATCACCGCCGGCGGTGGTGGTGACGGTTATCCCATGATGGATGCCTACCTTAAGGCTCTTGAAAAATACGGCCCGCAAAATTTCAGAACTGTAATGGTCACCGGACCTTTCATGTCCAAAGATCAAAGACTTGACCTCTCTGCAAGGGCAAAAAAACTTTCCGTAACTTTTTACCATTTCTACCGCAGAATGGAAAAACTGTTCAGCAATGCCGACCTTGTAGTATGCATGGGCGGATATAATACGTTCTGCGAAATACTCTCTCATAAACAAGTCGCGCTGATCGTCCCGCGTGAAACACCGCGCCTTGAGCAAACCATCCGTGCAAAGGTTCTAAAGGAACAGAATCTTGCAGACTATATCCCCTGGCACCAGCTAGGTCCCGATATGATCATGGAAAAAATTGATAATCTGCTCAACAACTCCAAGTCCATCAAAGATGCAATACAAAACTTTAAATTCACCGGTCTGGACGTTATGCATCAACGTGTTGGCCACTTCAAAGAAAATTGCAAATGA